The genomic stretch TGGTGTTCCGGCCGCGGCCGGAGTCTCCGAAGCGTCTCCGGCGCCTGGTGTTCCGGCCGCGGCCGTGGCCTCCGAAGCGTCCGCGGTCCCCGGGCGGCCCGATCCCACCGCGACCGACTCCACCCCGGCCTGACCATGAGCGACGCGCTCACCCCGACACCGTCTCGTCGGGGCAGCGCGTCGCTGCCGGCCGACAGCCACGTGCACAGCGAGTGGTCGTGGGACGCGGCTTTCGGCGACATGGGGGCGACCTGCGAACGGGCTGTCGAGCTGGAACTGCCCGCGGTCGCCTTCACCGAGCACCTCGACCACATCGTGTGGACGGCCGACCACGACACGCTCGAGGAGAGCCCAGTCCTGGCATCCCACGCCGACGCTCAGGGGCGGGTGATCGCCCCGCCGTTCGACGCGGCCGGTTACCTGGCTGCCGTCGAGCGCTGCCGGGAACGCTTCCCCGGCCTGCGGATCCTCAGCGGGCTCGAGATCGGCGAGCCGCACCTGCACACCGACGCCGTCGCCCGGGTGTTGAGCGCGGGCCGGTTCGACCGCGTGCTCGGCTCGATGCACGCGCTGCTCATCGGCGAGACGTTCTACGAGCCGCCGGGGTTCTTCGCGCACTACGGCCAGGAGGAAGGGTTCCGGCGCTATCTGCTCGGGATCCCGGCCGTCGTCGCCGGCAGTGAGGTGTTCTCGGTCTTCGCCCACATCGACTTTCCGGTGCGGTTCTGGACAGGGCCGTTCGACCCGCAGCGATGGGAGGAGGAGTTCCGGCTGGCGCTGCGCGCGATCGCCGACGGCGGGCGGGCCCTCGAGGTCAACAGCAAGGTCCCCCTGCATCCCGCGATCCTGCGCTGGTGGCGCGAGGAAGGTGGCGCCGCGGTGTCGTTCGGCAGCGACGCGCACTCACCGGGGTCGCTGGCTCACGACTTCCACGAGGTGGCCCACATGGTCGAGGCCCACGGCTTCCGCCCCGGCCGCCGGCCGCACGACTTCTGGACCCGCTGACCGCAGCCCCGCGAGCCGGCCGAACCGACCCGCGGGTGGTCGCGACGCTGCCGCGCGGGTGTGGCGGTGCCGGAACGCTGACGCGGGGCTGAGGCGGCGTCGGAACCCGTGCCCTGTACGGCTCGGCAGTCAAGGTACTCTCCGGACCCGCGACGCCCTCCAACAGGGAGCGTGGCCGGTGGAGGCAGGCGCGGTGGTCACAACGCTCCCCCTGAAGCTGGGTGGTGCGCTGTCTGGCTCACCGCTTTGTCGATT from Paractinoplanes brasiliensis encodes the following:
- a CDS encoding PHP domain-containing protein, which encodes MSDALTPTPSRRGSASLPADSHVHSEWSWDAAFGDMGATCERAVELELPAVAFTEHLDHIVWTADHDTLEESPVLASHADAQGRVIAPPFDAAGYLAAVERCRERFPGLRILSGLEIGEPHLHTDAVARVLSAGRFDRVLGSMHALLIGETFYEPPGFFAHYGQEEGFRRYLLGIPAVVAGSEVFSVFAHIDFPVRFWTGPFDPQRWEEEFRLALRAIADGGRALEVNSKVPLHPAILRWWREEGGAAVSFGSDAHSPGSLAHDFHEVAHMVEAHGFRPGRRPHDFWTR